A window of Marinobacter salarius contains these coding sequences:
- a CDS encoding 4a-hydroxytetrahydrobiopterin dehydratase has protein sequence MSELTKQSCEACSADAPTVTADQKQALGKDVPDWQEIELDGEEQLQRVFKLKNFAQAQAFTNKVGDLAEEEGHHPAILLEYGKVTVRWWTHKIGGLHKNDYIMAARTDAAYKDMQ, from the coding sequence ATGAGTGAACTGACGAAACAAAGCTGTGAAGCCTGCAGCGCAGATGCTCCCACAGTCACTGCCGATCAGAAGCAAGCCCTGGGTAAAGATGTACCCGACTGGCAGGAGATTGAGCTGGACGGGGAGGAACAGTTACAGCGAGTGTTCAAGCTCAAGAATTTCGCCCAGGCCCAGGCATTTACCAACAAGGTGGGTGACCTGGCCGAAGAGGAAGGGCACCACCCCGCCATCCTTCTGGAATATGGCAAGGTCACCGTACGCTGGTGGACCCACAAGATAGGCGGCCTGCACAAAAACGATTACATCATGGCGGCGCGCACCGACGCAGCCTACAAAGACATGCAATAA
- a CDS encoding OadG family protein has protein sequence MSELMSQAIDLMVAGMGFVFVFLIILVFATLLMSKLVHRFGPPEPVAPARTPRARPSAPSSVDPDTAEAIKKAIAQYRSRHKK, from the coding sequence ATGAGTGAGCTAATGTCACAAGCCATCGATCTGATGGTCGCAGGCATGGGGTTTGTCTTCGTATTCCTGATCATATTGGTGTTTGCAACCCTGCTCATGTCAAAACTGGTCCATCGGTTCGGCCCGCCTGAACCCGTTGCTCCGGCCCGTACTCCACGTGCAAGGCCTTCGGCGCCATCGTCGGTCGATCCTGACACCGCTGAAGCGATTAAAAAAGCGATTGCACAATACCGGTCACGCCACAAGAAGTGA
- a CDS encoding sodium ion-translocating decarboxylase subunit beta, which yields MDKLMTLWTGSGLFNMELGQVIMIAIGLLLLFLAIRKGFEPLLLVPIGFGGILANIPEAGLALTAAENAIHFALKSDTTQVLAALAAPLDVAYQAGQAITPELKEAFKVAVKEASYSDMAMANAIAQDFGYGNGMLYNFYSVVIGSTIGPLVIFMGVGAMTDFGPLLANPKTMLLGAAAQFGIFGTVLGAALLDWLGILDFTILEAAAVGIIGGADGPTSIYVSSVLAPHLLGAIAVSAYAYMAMVPMIQPPIMKALTSQKERAIKMSQLRPVSKKEKIVFPLVVLIAVVLFLPDAAPLLGMFCFGNLMRECGVVERLSDTAQNALINITTIFLGLSVGSKLMADKFLDAQTLGILGLGIVAFAVGTACGVLMAKLMNRFTKEAINPLIGSAGVSAVPMAARVSNKVGLEANPQNFLLMHAMGPNVAGVIGSAVAAGVMIKLLS from the coding sequence ATGGATAAATTAATGACACTCTGGACAGGTAGTGGCCTGTTCAATATGGAACTTGGCCAGGTGATCATGATCGCCATCGGCCTTCTTCTTCTGTTCCTTGCGATTCGCAAGGGGTTCGAGCCGCTGCTGCTGGTACCCATCGGGTTCGGCGGTATTCTGGCGAATATTCCGGAGGCAGGGCTTGCCCTGACTGCGGCGGAGAACGCGATTCATTTCGCCCTGAAGAGCGACACTACGCAGGTGCTGGCCGCACTGGCTGCGCCGCTGGATGTTGCTTATCAGGCCGGCCAGGCTATTACCCCTGAGCTGAAAGAAGCCTTCAAGGTGGCGGTCAAAGAGGCCAGCTACTCCGACATGGCGATGGCAAATGCCATTGCCCAGGACTTCGGCTATGGCAATGGCATGCTGTATAACTTCTATTCTGTGGTTATCGGTAGCACCATTGGTCCGCTGGTGATTTTCATGGGTGTCGGCGCAATGACGGACTTTGGCCCGCTATTGGCGAACCCCAAGACAATGCTGCTTGGCGCTGCAGCCCAGTTCGGTATCTTCGGAACCGTTTTGGGTGCTGCATTGCTCGATTGGCTGGGTATCCTGGACTTCACCATCCTTGAAGCCGCCGCAGTCGGTATTATCGGTGGTGCGGACGGTCCTACCTCCATTTATGTGTCCAGTGTTCTGGCGCCGCACCTGCTCGGGGCGATTGCAGTTTCGGCTTACGCTTATATGGCGATGGTGCCGATGATTCAGCCGCCGATCATGAAGGCGCTGACCAGCCAGAAAGAGCGGGCCATCAAGATGTCCCAGCTCCGCCCGGTGAGCAAAAAAGAGAAAATCGTGTTCCCGCTGGTGGTACTGATTGCGGTGGTTCTGTTCCTGCCGGACGCTGCGCCGCTTCTGGGTATGTTCTGCTTTGGTAACCTGATGCGCGAGTGTGGCGTGGTCGAGCGCCTGAGCGATACTGCCCAGAACGCACTGATCAATATCACAACGATTTTCCTGGGCCTGTCGGTTGGCTCCAAGCTGATGGCTGACAAGTTCCTGGATGCGCAGACGCTGGGTATCCTGGGCCTGGGTATTGTGGCCTTTGCTGTGGGTACTGCGTGTGGTGTTCTGATGGCGAAGCTGATGAACCGCTTCACCAAGGAAGCTATCAACCCGCTGATTGGTTCCGCTGGTGTGTCTGCGGTGCCGATGGCTGCAAGGGTATCCAACAAGGTCGGCCTTGAGGCCAACCCGCAGAACTTCCTGCTGATGCACGCCATGGGGCCAAATGTGGCCGGTGTTATCGGCTCTGCGGTGGCTGCAGGTGTGATGATCAAGCTGCTTAGCTGA
- a CDS encoding error-prone DNA polymerase, translating into MDNFSYAELFCFSNFTFLTGASHPHELAEQALELGYSALAITDACSVAGIPRAWAALKDSPVKLITGSWFELDDAPPGAVTPRFILLARTRKGYGQLCQLITTGRRQAEKGQYRLFFRDIETHSLDDCVCLWLPPSPTVADADQALACGEWLQRLFEPNLWIAAARTLESGEEQQLARARWLADHLRCPIAATGEVHMHSRERQPLQDVLTALRNHTNLENAGHCLFQNGERYLRPLPVLDRLFPEAWLRETLVIAEQCTFEPGSLQYEYPPDLVPGGTSPAAYLKQLTQDGERRRYPNGTPQSVQRLIRKELSLISEMKYEHYFLTIQDIVAFARSKGILCQGRGSAANSAVCYCLGITEVNPARVELLFERFISKDRGEPPDIDVDFEHERREEVIQYIYRRYSRERAALAATVIRYRPRSAIRDVGKALGFDPAMVEQLLEGIDWRDKASNWRQQILDKHLTRNPKVADQFFTLVNTLLGFPRHLSQHVGGFVISAGPLAELVPVENAAMADRTVIQWDKDDLESLGLMKVDVLALGMLTAIRKALDLISEEKGAPFSMQDIPLEDPATYAMLQKGDSIGVFQVESRAQINMLPRLKPEKYYDLVIEVAIVRPGPIQGDMVHPYLRRKHGLEPVDYPNDAVRNVLERTLGVPIFQEQVIKLAMVAAGFSAGEADQLRRAMAAWKSHGDLTPFRDKLINGMLERGHDADFAERLYLQICGFGGYGFPESHAASFALLVYVSSWIKRHYPAAFYCALLNSQPMGFYSPSQLVQDARRHDVTVLPPDVNHSQWNHTLESPNRHLRLGLRLIQGLSASGAERLYNNRPAEGYRSTAELRHLAGLNQRDMELLAGANAMPAFTTNRHQAYWQLLEHEQPAELFAKETAAHYQPEHCYQLPEPTEGQNVLADYASQGLTLQRHPLALLREQGHLKFCLNAEQLKNIQPGRPVQVAGLVTGRQRPGSASGVTFVTLEDETGNVNVVVWLETARRQRKPLITARLLHVKGILEREGDIVHVMAGRLSDLSHLIQTLPVNSRDFH; encoded by the coding sequence ATGGACAACTTCAGCTATGCCGAACTCTTCTGCTTCAGCAATTTCACCTTCCTGACCGGGGCCTCACATCCCCATGAACTGGCCGAGCAAGCACTGGAGCTGGGCTACTCTGCACTGGCCATCACAGATGCCTGCTCAGTGGCTGGCATTCCTCGGGCCTGGGCCGCACTGAAAGACAGCCCGGTAAAGCTGATCACCGGCAGCTGGTTTGAACTTGACGATGCCCCACCCGGAGCGGTTACTCCCCGCTTCATCCTGCTGGCCCGCACCCGTAAGGGTTATGGTCAGCTTTGCCAGTTGATCACCACTGGCCGACGGCAAGCGGAGAAAGGCCAGTACCGGTTATTCTTCCGGGATATCGAGACCCATTCCCTGGACGATTGTGTGTGCCTGTGGCTGCCACCCTCACCCACTGTTGCAGATGCAGACCAGGCCCTGGCCTGTGGTGAGTGGCTTCAGCGCCTGTTTGAGCCGAATCTCTGGATAGCCGCAGCCCGCACTCTTGAATCCGGAGAGGAGCAGCAACTGGCCCGGGCACGCTGGCTGGCAGACCACCTGCGTTGTCCGATAGCCGCCACCGGAGAGGTGCACATGCACAGCCGCGAGCGGCAACCGTTGCAGGATGTGCTCACGGCCCTGCGCAACCACACCAACCTGGAGAACGCCGGCCATTGCCTGTTCCAGAACGGGGAGCGCTACCTTCGACCATTACCGGTTCTTGATCGCCTGTTTCCGGAAGCCTGGCTCAGGGAAACCCTGGTGATTGCAGAGCAATGTACTTTCGAACCGGGTAGCTTGCAGTACGAATACCCACCGGACCTGGTGCCGGGCGGAACATCACCGGCGGCCTACCTGAAACAACTGACCCAAGACGGTGAACGCCGGCGATACCCAAACGGCACGCCACAAAGCGTTCAGAGGCTGATACGCAAGGAACTAAGCCTGATATCAGAGATGAAGTACGAGCACTACTTCCTCACTATCCAGGATATTGTCGCCTTCGCACGCAGCAAAGGCATCCTGTGCCAGGGCCGCGGGTCGGCTGCCAACTCTGCCGTGTGCTACTGCCTTGGCATCACCGAGGTCAACCCGGCTCGCGTGGAGTTGCTGTTCGAGCGCTTCATCTCCAAGGATCGTGGAGAGCCACCCGATATTGATGTGGATTTCGAGCATGAACGGCGGGAAGAGGTTATCCAGTACATCTACCGGCGTTACAGCCGGGAACGCGCAGCCCTGGCCGCCACGGTGATCCGCTACCGGCCGCGCAGCGCCATCCGGGATGTGGGCAAAGCCCTGGGTTTTGATCCCGCCATGGTGGAACAGCTTTTGGAAGGCATCGATTGGCGGGACAAGGCCAGCAACTGGCGCCAGCAGATTCTCGACAAACACCTCACCCGCAACCCGAAAGTGGCCGACCAGTTCTTTACTCTGGTGAATACCCTGTTGGGCTTCCCTCGCCACCTGTCCCAGCATGTCGGTGGTTTTGTCATCAGTGCCGGACCATTGGCCGAATTGGTACCAGTGGAGAACGCGGCCATGGCGGACCGTACCGTCATACAGTGGGACAAGGACGATCTGGAAAGCCTGGGCCTGATGAAAGTGGACGTGCTTGCCCTGGGCATGCTCACGGCCATCCGCAAGGCCTTGGACCTGATCAGTGAGGAAAAGGGTGCTCCTTTTTCCATGCAGGATATTCCCCTGGAAGATCCCGCCACCTATGCCATGTTGCAAAAAGGCGACAGCATCGGTGTTTTCCAGGTGGAATCCCGTGCCCAGATCAACATGTTGCCGCGTCTGAAACCGGAAAAGTACTACGATCTGGTGATCGAGGTGGCCATCGTCCGCCCCGGCCCTATCCAGGGTGACATGGTTCACCCCTATCTGCGTCGCAAGCATGGCCTGGAGCCGGTGGACTATCCCAACGACGCTGTACGGAACGTTCTGGAGCGCACCCTGGGTGTGCCTATCTTCCAGGAGCAGGTGATCAAGCTGGCCATGGTGGCCGCTGGCTTCTCTGCCGGTGAAGCCGACCAGCTCCGCCGTGCGATGGCTGCCTGGAAGTCCCACGGCGACCTGACGCCATTTCGGGACAAGTTGATCAACGGCATGCTGGAACGGGGCCACGATGCCGATTTCGCCGAACGGTTATACCTGCAAATCTGCGGGTTCGGCGGTTACGGCTTTCCCGAATCCCACGCCGCCAGTTTTGCGCTGCTGGTGTATGTGTCCTCCTGGATTAAACGCCACTACCCAGCCGCTTTCTACTGCGCCCTGCTCAACAGCCAACCCATGGGATTCTATTCACCGTCCCAACTGGTCCAGGACGCCCGTCGTCATGACGTCACCGTGCTACCACCGGATGTAAACCACAGCCAATGGAATCACACCCTGGAGTCGCCTAATCGTCATTTGCGTCTGGGGCTCAGGCTCATACAGGGCCTCTCTGCCAGCGGCGCCGAGCGCCTTTACAACAATCGCCCGGCTGAAGGTTACCGGTCCACCGCCGAACTACGTCACCTGGCCGGCCTGAACCAACGCGACATGGAACTGCTCGCAGGCGCTAACGCCATGCCAGCGTTTACCACTAATCGCCATCAGGCTTACTGGCAACTGCTTGAGCACGAACAGCCCGCGGAGCTCTTTGCCAAAGAGACAGCGGCTCATTACCAGCCAGAACACTGTTACCAGTTGCCCGAACCCACGGAAGGCCAGAATGTACTGGCCGACTACGCCAGCCAGGGCCTGACCTTGCAGCGCCATCCCCTGGCCCTGCTCCGGGAACAGGGGCACCTGAAGTTCTGTCTCAACGCTGAACAACTCAAGAATATCCAGCCTGGCCGACCGGTTCAGGTTGCTGGCCTTGTCACAGGCCGCCAACGCCCCGGCTCCGCCTCCGGCGTCACCTTCGTTACCCTGGAAGACGAAACTGGAAACGTAAACGTGGTGGTCTGGCTGGAAACCGCACGGCGGCAGCGCAAGCCGTTGATAACGGCCCGGTTGTTACATGTGAAAGGGATCCTGGAAAGAGAAGGCGATATTGTTCACGTGATGGCAGGAAGGCTGTCGGATTTGAGCCATCTGATTCAGACGTTACCGGTTAATTCCCGGGATTTTCATTGA
- the ltrA gene encoding group II intron reverse transcriptase/maturase, translating to MKTEATRMGQGIQEGAGRYPAETEVRVEADAGAHSWTNAEPNTLMEQVLERPNLMRAYQRVVSNKGAAGVDQMPVMALKGHLQQHWPTLRERLLAGDYHPQPVRRVSIPKPQGGERTLGIPTVQDRLIQQALHQVLSPTLEPTFSDHSYGFRPGRSAHQAVKAMQQHINDGHRWVVDLDLAQFFDRVNHDVLMSLLACRIADRRILTLIRRYLQAGMLEGGLVSPRREGTPQGGPLSPLLSNVLLTELDRELERRGHRFCRYADDCNIYVSSKRSGERVMASITHFLETRLRLKVNTVKSAVDRPWRRSFLGYSVSWHKRQVRLRVAPKSLKAFMAKLRPLLKRSRGQSLTTTIRNLNPVLRGWANYYRLTASKRSVEALDGWIRRRLRLILWQQWKRTRTRARNLVRLGLTEIRAWRSATNGRGPWWNSGATHMNAALPKRVFDRLSLVSLLDTMTRLQSRP from the coding sequence ATGAAGACAGAAGCGACCCGGATGGGGCAGGGCATTCAGGAAGGCGCTGGACGGTATCCGGCAGAGACTGAAGTCCGTGTCGAGGCAGACGCGGGGGCTCACTCGTGGACGAACGCGGAGCCGAACACGCTGATGGAACAGGTGCTTGAGCGCCCGAACCTGATGCGTGCGTATCAGCGGGTGGTATCCAATAAGGGTGCCGCCGGTGTCGATCAGATGCCGGTGATGGCCCTGAAGGGCCACCTGCAACAGCATTGGCCAACGCTGCGCGAGCGGCTGTTGGCCGGAGACTACCATCCTCAACCGGTCCGCCGGGTCAGTATCCCCAAGCCGCAAGGCGGGGAGCGGACACTGGGTATCCCAACGGTGCAGGACCGCCTGATCCAACAAGCCCTTCACCAGGTGCTGAGCCCGACGCTGGAACCGACCTTCTCGGATCACAGCTATGGGTTCCGCCCCGGTCGAAGTGCCCACCAGGCGGTCAAGGCGATGCAGCAACACATCAACGACGGCCACCGCTGGGTGGTCGATCTGGATCTGGCCCAGTTCTTTGACCGGGTCAACCACGATGTGCTGATGAGCCTGCTGGCTTGTCGCATAGCCGACCGGCGGATACTCACCCTGATCCGGCGTTACCTGCAAGCCGGCATGCTCGAAGGAGGACTGGTCAGCCCGAGACGGGAAGGCACGCCGCAAGGCGGCCCCCTGTCGCCCTTGCTCTCTAACGTGCTCCTGACCGAACTGGATCGGGAGCTGGAGCGGCGGGGACACCGGTTCTGCCGCTATGCGGACGACTGCAACATTTACGTCAGCAGCAAAAGATCCGGCGAACGGGTGATGGCCAGTATTACCCACTTCCTGGAAACGCGCTTGCGCCTGAAGGTGAATACGGTGAAAAGCGCCGTGGACCGCCCCTGGCGTCGGAGCTTTCTGGGTTACAGCGTGAGCTGGCATAAACGTCAGGTCCGGTTGAGAGTCGCGCCCAAAAGCCTGAAGGCCTTCATGGCCAAGCTTCGCCCCCTGCTGAAACGGTCACGGGGACAGTCGTTGACGACCACCATCCGGAACCTGAACCCGGTGCTGAGAGGCTGGGCAAATTACTATCGCCTGACCGCCTCGAAGCGTTCGGTCGAAGCCCTGGATGGCTGGATAAGACGGCGGCTTCGCCTGATCCTGTGGCAGCAGTGGAAGCGGACCCGCACGCGGGCCCGCAACCTGGTACGGCTAGGCTTGACTGAGATAAGGGCTTGGAGGAGCGCGACCAATGGTCGTGGACCCTGGTGGAACAGTGGCGCGACTCATATGAACGCGGCCCTGCCTAAGAGGGTATTCGACCGTCTGTCTCTGGTAAGCTTGCTGGATACGATGACTCGGCTTCAGAGCCGACCATGA
- a CDS encoding Y-family DNA polymerase yields the protein MLWLYLHFPHLLLDHIRRSRENQGALAVVEGSGQKIIQACPEAYAQGVRAGMRLKTAISLVPELRMLRADHQQEARILEDQARWLYRYAAHIVLVPPNGLLAEVGSLQRLYGGLAAVWQTVEQGLEERQLNAWTAIGHTPLAARLIARAGKGECTADKGHILRTLGQMPLLTAEFDDKTCTRLQRLGLNTLDEVFALPASELARRLSPETLAYVQKIQGNRADPQTPWQPPHTFRQQADFVQEIEQSQGLLFPLQRILSELEEDLCWRQQDTDSLLLVLQHRHEEPTRIRVRTSGPEHRAEAFLNLIRLRFEQHPLRAPVVSLVLSVKRFLGREAASGQDLLGETQDLNEAWHTLISRLQARLGGHSLRQLSPQADHRPERAWSASEVQRKNHSRLPSPDQLPRRPLWLLKGPQPLAEAPTMWFSGPERISGGWWDGQRVHRDYYIAELSTGQLAWVFRDVRDGWFVHGWFG from the coding sequence ATGCTCTGGCTGTACCTGCATTTTCCTCACCTGTTGCTGGATCATATTCGCCGCTCCCGCGAAAACCAGGGGGCGCTGGCTGTTGTGGAAGGCTCCGGCCAGAAGATTATCCAGGCCTGCCCGGAAGCTTATGCCCAGGGAGTACGCGCTGGCATGCGCCTGAAAACCGCTATCAGCCTGGTTCCGGAGCTGCGTATGCTCAGGGCGGACCACCAACAGGAAGCCCGGATACTGGAAGACCAGGCGCGCTGGCTATACCGGTACGCGGCTCATATCGTATTGGTACCCCCGAATGGCCTGTTGGCGGAAGTGGGCAGCCTGCAGCGGCTTTACGGTGGGCTGGCAGCCGTCTGGCAAACGGTGGAACAGGGGCTGGAGGAACGCCAGCTTAACGCCTGGACAGCCATCGGCCACACACCACTGGCCGCCCGACTGATTGCCCGGGCCGGCAAGGGCGAGTGCACGGCGGACAAAGGCCATATCCTGCGTACACTGGGGCAGATGCCCCTGCTGACGGCAGAGTTCGATGACAAAACCTGTACCCGTCTGCAACGGCTCGGCCTGAACACCCTGGATGAGGTCTTCGCACTGCCTGCCAGTGAACTGGCCCGCCGTCTGTCGCCGGAAACCCTCGCGTATGTGCAGAAAATCCAAGGTAACCGCGCGGACCCACAAACACCCTGGCAACCGCCCCACACCTTTCGCCAGCAGGCGGATTTTGTGCAGGAGATTGAGCAGTCCCAGGGCCTGCTGTTCCCCCTGCAGCGCATTCTGTCAGAACTCGAGGAAGACCTGTGCTGGCGACAGCAGGATACCGACAGCCTGCTGCTGGTCCTGCAGCACCGGCATGAGGAGCCTACCCGCATTCGGGTTCGCACCTCCGGCCCCGAGCATCGGGCCGAAGCATTTCTGAATCTTATCCGCCTACGGTTTGAGCAGCACCCGTTAAGGGCTCCGGTGGTCTCATTAGTGCTGTCCGTTAAACGCTTCCTGGGGCGGGAAGCGGCCTCTGGCCAGGATCTTCTGGGTGAAACGCAGGATCTGAACGAAGCCTGGCACACCCTGATCAGCCGTCTGCAGGCACGGCTTGGCGGACATTCATTACGGCAGTTATCGCCGCAGGCGGATCACCGGCCCGAACGGGCCTGGTCGGCCTCCGAAGTGCAGCGGAAAAATCATAGCCGCCTTCCTTCTCCCGACCAGTTACCCCGTCGTCCTTTATGGTTACTCAAAGGGCCACAACCGCTGGCCGAAGCTCCGACCATGTGGTTTTCGGGCCCGGAACGGATCAGTGGAGGTTGGTGGGATGGCCAGCGGGTTCACCGGGATTATTACATTGCCGAGCTGTCCACCGGCCAGCTTGCCTGGGTGTTCCGGGATGTGCGGGATGGCTGGTTTGTGCATGGCTGGTTTGGCTGA
- the oadA gene encoding sodium-extruding oxaloacetate decarboxylase subunit alpha — protein MTDTKKPLGITDVILRDAHQSLLATRMRLDDMLPIAEKLDKVGFWSLESWGGATFDSCIRYLGEDPWERIRELKKAMPNTQQQMLLRGQNLLGYRHYADDVVDRFCERAAENGVDVFRIFDAMNDPRNLDRAIKAVRKTGKHAQGTIAYTTSPVHTIEMWVEMAKEVADMGADSIAIKDMAGILKPYVAFDLVSRLKKELDIPIHMQCHATTGMSTATAIKAAEAGIDNVDTAISSMSMTYGHSPTEAVVAILEGTDRDTGLDLTLLEEIASYFRQVRKKYAKFEGSLRGTDSRILIAQVPGGMLTNMENQLREQNASDKFDEVLDEIPKVREDLGFIPLVTPTSQIVGTQAVLNVLTGERYKSISKETSAILKGEYGAAPAAMNKELQERVLDGKEVMTCRPADVLEPEMDKLTDELKKLAEEKGIKLADNVEDDVLTYALFPQIGLKFLENRNNPDAFEPVPTAEDAAPAKKAEGPETYTVDVNGKKYVVAVSEGGEISQIQGEGGAASAPAASSSAPAPAAGEGEPLVAPLGGNIFKVLVSPGDAVEEGDVLIILEAMKMETEVRAPKAGTIGEVFIKVGDAVSPDDEMLTIA, from the coding sequence ATGACTGACACAAAGAAACCGCTGGGGATTACGGACGTTATCCTGCGTGACGCCCACCAGTCCCTGCTTGCCACCCGCATGCGACTTGACGACATGCTGCCCATTGCCGAGAAACTCGACAAGGTTGGTTTCTGGTCTTTGGAATCCTGGGGCGGAGCTACCTTCGACTCCTGCATCCGTTACCTGGGCGAAGATCCCTGGGAGCGCATCCGTGAACTGAAAAAGGCTATGCCTAACACCCAACAGCAAATGCTGCTGCGTGGCCAGAACCTGCTGGGTTACCGTCATTACGCCGATGATGTGGTCGACCGTTTCTGTGAGCGTGCCGCCGAGAACGGCGTAGACGTGTTCCGGATTTTCGACGCCATGAACGATCCGCGTAACCTGGACCGTGCCATCAAGGCCGTTCGTAAGACTGGCAAGCATGCCCAGGGCACCATCGCCTACACCACCAGCCCCGTGCACACCATCGAAATGTGGGTTGAAATGGCGAAAGAAGTGGCCGACATGGGCGCGGACTCCATCGCCATCAAGGACATGGCCGGTATCCTTAAGCCTTACGTAGCTTTTGATCTGGTCAGCCGTCTGAAGAAAGAGCTGGATATTCCCATCCATATGCAGTGCCACGCCACCACCGGCATGTCTACCGCCACCGCCATCAAGGCCGCGGAAGCCGGCATCGATAACGTGGACACCGCCATTTCCTCCATGAGCATGACCTACGGCCACTCGCCCACCGAGGCGGTTGTTGCCATTCTGGAAGGCACAGATCGTGACACCGGCCTGGACTTGACCCTGCTTGAGGAAATCGCCAGCTATTTCCGCCAGGTGCGTAAGAAGTACGCGAAATTTGAAGGCAGCCTGCGTGGCACCGATTCCCGCATCCTGATTGCTCAGGTGCCGGGCGGCATGCTGACCAACATGGAAAACCAGCTGCGAGAGCAGAACGCGAGCGACAAGTTCGACGAAGTTCTGGATGAAATTCCCAAGGTTCGCGAAGACCTGGGCTTCATTCCGCTGGTCACTCCGACTTCCCAGATCGTGGGTACCCAGGCGGTACTGAACGTTCTGACCGGTGAGCGTTACAAGTCCATCTCCAAGGAAACCTCCGCCATCCTCAAGGGCGAGTACGGCGCTGCGCCGGCGGCCATGAATAAGGAGCTGCAGGAGCGCGTTCTGGATGGCAAGGAAGTGATGACCTGTCGTCCGGCCGATGTGCTTGAGCCGGAAATGGACAAGCTGACCGACGAGCTGAAGAAGCTGGCGGAAGAGAAGGGCATCAAGCTGGCCGACAACGTTGAGGACGACGTGCTGACCTACGCACTGTTCCCGCAGATCGGCCTGAAGTTCCTGGAAAACCGTAACAACCCGGATGCATTTGAGCCGGTTCCGACCGCTGAAGACGCAGCACCTGCCAAGAAAGCTGAAGGCCCGGAAACCTACACTGTCGATGTTAATGGCAAGAAGTATGTTGTTGCGGTGTCCGAAGGCGGCGAAATCAGCCAGATTCAGGGTGAAGGCGGTGCTGCATCCGCACCTGCTGCTTCCTCTTCCGCGCCTGCACCGGCTGCGGGTGAAGGCGAGCCTCTGGTCGCGCCTCTGGGCGGCAATATCTTCAAGGTTCTGGTATCTCCCGGCGACGCCGTGGAAGAGGGCGATGTGCTGATCATTCTCGAAGCCATGAAAATGGAAACCGAGGTTCGGGCACCGAAAGCCGGTACCATCGGCGAAGTCTTCATCAAGGTCGGTGATGCCGTCTCCCCTGATGATGAAATGCTGACAATCGCATAA
- the imuA gene encoding translesion DNA synthesis-associated protein ImuA: protein MSEILNTLMQDDRVWQGQHHTRTGRPTEPTGYQVLDNQLGGVGWPRGALSECLLDEPGIGELHLLLPLMQRLSQAGKTVFWLNPPHTPYAPALAREGVNLDQVILINTEDDGDFLWTLENCLRSPVTGLVMAWPGKLAARDIRRLQLAAEAGSNVCVLFRERRHAEQNSPAALRLDLTAGSQQALKVNVLKRRGSWPGQCCSVAMSHRADLAFREAPRVVQGPWAGKTG, encoded by the coding sequence ATGAGCGAGATTCTGAATACGCTGATGCAGGACGACCGTGTGTGGCAGGGTCAGCACCATACCCGCACTGGTCGGCCAACGGAGCCAACCGGTTACCAGGTGCTGGACAACCAGCTCGGCGGTGTTGGCTGGCCCCGTGGGGCGTTGAGTGAGTGCCTGCTGGATGAGCCCGGCATTGGTGAGCTGCACCTGCTGCTCCCCCTGATGCAACGGCTTTCTCAGGCAGGTAAGACCGTCTTCTGGCTGAACCCTCCCCATACACCCTACGCCCCTGCCCTGGCCCGCGAAGGGGTCAATCTGGATCAGGTCATACTGATCAACACCGAAGACGATGGCGACTTCCTGTGGACACTGGAAAACTGCCTGCGTTCACCGGTCACCGGCCTGGTGATGGCCTGGCCCGGAAAACTGGCTGCCCGTGACATACGGCGCTTGCAACTGGCTGCGGAGGCCGGCAGCAATGTGTGCGTGCTGTTCCGCGAACGGCGTCATGCCGAACAGAACTCCCCGGCGGCGCTACGCCTGGATCTGACGGCAGGAAGTCAACAGGCGCTCAAGGTCAATGTTCTGAAACGTCGCGGCAGTTGGCCCGGCCAATGTTGCTCCGTAGCCATGTCTCACCGGGCGGATCTGGCCTTCCGGGAAGCCCCCCGGGTGGTCCAGGGCCCCTGGGCCGGCAAGACCGGGTAA